The following coding sequences are from one Loxodonta africana isolate mLoxAfr1 chromosome 18, mLoxAfr1.hap2, whole genome shotgun sequence window:
- the POLR2A gene encoding DNA-directed RNA polymerase II subunit RPB1 isoform X5 has translation MDNKFGVEQPEGDEDLTKEKGHGGCGRYQPRIRRSGLELYAEWKHVNEDSQEKKILLSPERVHEIFKRISDEECFVLGMEPRYARPEWMIVTVLPVPPLSVRPAVVMQGSARNQDDLTHKLADIVKINNQLRRNEQNGAAAHVIAEDVKLLQFHVATMVDNELPGLPRAMQKSGRPLKSLKQRLKGKEGRVRGNLMGKRVDFSARTVITPDPNLSIDQVGVPRSIAANMTFAEIVTPFNIDRLQELVRRGNSQYPGAKYIIRDNGDRIDLRFHPKPSDLHLQTGYKVERHMCDGDIVIFNRQPTLHKMSMMGHRVRILPWSTFRLNLSVTTPYNADFDGDEMNLHLPQSLETRAEIQELAMVPRMIVTPQSNRPVMGIVQDTLTAVRKFTKRDVFLERGEVMNLLMFLSTWDGKVPQPAILKPRPLWTGKQIFSLIIPGHINCIRTHSTHPDDEDSGPYKHISPGDTKVVVENGELIMGILCKKSLGTSAGSLVHISYLEMGHDITRLFYSNIQTVINNWLLIEGHTIGIGDSIADSKTYQDIQNTIKKAKQDVIEVIEKAHNNELEPTPGNTLRQTFENQVNRILNDARDKTGSSAQKSLSEYNNFKSMVVSGAKGSKINISQVIAVVGQQNVEGKRIPFGFKHRTLPHFIKDDYGPESRGFVENSYLAGLTPTEFFFHAMGGREGLIDTAVKTAETGYIQRRLIKSMESVMVKYDATVRNSINQVVQLRYGEDGLAGESVEFQNLATLKPSNKAFEKKFRFDYTNERALRRTLQEDLVKDVLSNAHIQNELEREFERMREDREVLRVIFPTGDSKVVLPCNLLRMIWNAQKIFHINPRLPSDLHPIKVVEGVKELSKKLVIVNGDDPLSRQAQENATLLFNIHLRSTLCSRRMAEEFRLSGEAFDWLLGEIESKFNQAIAHPGEMVGALAAQSLGEPATQMTLNTFHYAGVSAKNVTLGVPRLKELINISKKPKTPSLTVFLLGQSARDAERAKDILCRLEHTTLRKVTANTAIYYDPNPQSTVVAEDQEWVNVYYEMPDFDVARISPWLLRVELDRKHMTDRKLTMEQIAEKINAGFGDDLNCIFNDDNAEKLVLRIRIMNSDENKMQEEEEVVDKMDDDVFLRCIESNMLTDMTLQGIEQISKVYMHLPQTDNKKKIIITEDGEFKALQEWILETDGVSLMRVLSEKDVDPVRTTSNDIVEIFTVLGIEAVRKALERELYHVISFDGSYVNYRHLALLCDTMTCRGHLMAITRHGVNRQDTGPLMKCSFEETVDVLMEAAAHGESDPMKGVSENIMLGQLAPAGTGCFDLLLDAEKCKYGMEIPTNIPGLGAAGPTGMFFGSAPSPMGGISPAMTPWNLGATPAYGAWSPSVGSGMTPGAAGFSPSAASDASGFSPGYSPAWSPTPGSPGSPGPSSPYIPSPGGAMSPSYSPTSPAYEPRSPGGYTPQSPSYSPTSPSYSPTSPSYSPTSPNYSPTSPSYSPTSPSYSPTSPSYSPTSPSYSPTSPSYSPTSPSYSPTSPSYSPTSPSYSPTSPSYSPTSPSYSPTSPSYSPTSPSYSPTSPSYSPTSPSYSPTSPSYSPTSPNYSPTSPNYTPTSPSYSPTSPSYSPTSPNYTPTSPNYSPTSPSYSPTSPSYSPTSPSYSPSSPRYTPQSPTYTPSSPSYSPSSPSYSPTSPKYTPTSPSYSPSSPEYTPTSPKYSPTSPKYSPTSPKYSPTSPTYSPTTPKYSPTSPTYSPTSPVYTPTSPKYSPTSPTYSPTSPKYSPTSPTYSPTSPKGSTYSPTSPGYSPTSPTYSLTSPAISPDDSDEEN, from the exons ATGGACAACAAGTTCGGTGTGGAACAGCCTGAGGGCGACGAGGATTTGACCAAAGAAAAG GGCCATGGCGGCTGCGGGCGGTACCAGCCCCGGATCCGGCGCTCGGGCCTGGAGCTCTATGCAGAGTGGAAGCATGTCAACGAGGACTCTCAGGAAAAGAAGATCCTGCTGAGCCCCGAGCGAGTGCATGAGATCTTCAAGCGCATATCCGACgaggagtgttttgttctgggcATGGAGCCCCGCTACGCACGGCCGGAGTGGATGATCGTCACGGTGCTGCCCGTGCCTCCCCTCTCCGTGCGGCCCGCTGTTGTGATGCAGGGCTCAGCCCGCAACCAG GATGACCTGACTCACAAACTGGCTGACATTGTGAAGATCAATAATCAGCTCCGGCGAAACGAACAGAACGGCGCGGCAGCCCACGTCATCGCAGAGGACGTGAAGCTCCTGCAGTTCCATGTGGCCACCATGGTGGACAATGAGCTGCCTGGGTTGCCCCGT GCCATGCAGAAGTCTGGCCGTCCCCTCAAGTCTCTGAAGCAGCGGTTAAAGGGCAAGGAAGGTCGGGTGCGAGGGAACCTGATGGGCAAACGTGTTGACTTCTCAGCCCGCACGGTCATCACTCCCGACCCCAACCTCTCCATTGACCAGGTTGGCGTGCCCCGCTCCATTGCCGCCAACATGACCTTTGCGGAGATTGTCACCCCTTTCAACATTGACAG ACTTCAGGAACTAGTACGCAGGGGGAACAGCCAGTACCCAGGGGCCAAGTACATCATCCGAGACAATGGCGATCGCATTGACTTGCGTTTCCACCCCAAGCCCAGTGACCTTCACTTGCAGACTGGCTATAAG GTGGAACGGCACATGTGCGATGGGGACATTGTTATCTTCAATCGACAACCAACTTTGCACAAAATGTCCATGATGGGCCACAGGGTCCGCATCCTGCCCTGGTCTACTTTTCGCTTGAATCTTAG TGTGACGACCCCGTACAATGCAGACTTTGATGGGGACGAGATGAACTTGCACCTGCCACAGTCCCTGGAGACACGGGCGGAGATCCAGGAGCTTGCCATGGTGCCACGCATGATTGTCACCCCCCAGAGCAATCGCCCGGTCATGGGCATCGTGCAGGACACGCTCACGGCAGTGCGCAAATTCACCAAGAGAGATGTCTTCCTCGAGCGG GGCGAAGTGATGAACCTCCTGATGTTCCTGTCCACATGGGACGGGAAGGTCCCCCAGCCAGCCATCCTCAAGCCGCGACCCCTGTGGACGGGCAAGCAGATCTTCTCCCTGATCATCCCAGGCCACATTAATTGTATCCGTACCCACAGCACCCACCCTGACGATGAGGACAGTGGCCCTTACAAGCACATCTCTCCTGGGGACACCAAG GTGGTGGTGGAGAATGGGGAGCTGATCATGGGCATCCTGTGTAAGAAGTCTCTGGGCACATCAGCTGGCTCCCTGGTCCACATCTCCTACCTGGAGATGGGCCATGATATCACCCGCCTCTTCTACTCCAACATCCAGACCGTCATTAACAACTGGCTTCTCATCGAGG GTCATACCATTGGCATTGGGGACTCCATTGCTGATTCGAAGACTTACCAGGACATTCAGAACACTATTAAGAAGGCCAAACAGGATGTGATAGAG GTCATTGAGAAGGCGCATAACAATGAGCTGGAGCCCACCCCAGGGAACACTCTACGGCAGACATTTGAGAACCAGGTCAACCGCATTCTCAACGATGCCCGAGACAAAACTGGCTCCTCTGCCCAGAAATCCCTGTCTGAATACAACAACTTCAAGTCTATGGTGGTGTCTGGGGCCAAAGGCTCCAAGATCAACATCTCCCAG GTCATTGCTGTCGTCGGGCAGCAGAATGTGGAAGGCAAGCGGATCCCATTTGGGTTTAAGCACCGGACTCTGCCTCACTTCATCAAGGATGACTATGGGCCTGAGAGCCGTGGCTTTGTGGAGAACTCCTACCTGGCCGGCCTCACACCCACTGAGTTCTTCTTTCATGCCATGGGGGGTCGTGAAGGGCTCATCGACACAGCTGTCAAGACTGCTGAGACTG GATACATCCAGCGGCGACTGATCAAGTCCATGGAGTCGGTGATGGTGAAGTACGACGCAACTGTGCGTAACTCCATCAACCAGGTGGTGCAGCTGCGCTACGGCGAGGACGGCCTGGCGGGCGAGAGTGTGGAGTTCCAGAACCTGGCTACCCTTAAGCCTTCTAACAAGGCTTTTGAGAAGAA GTTCCGCTTTGATTATACCAATGAGCGGGCCCTGAGGCGCACCCTGCAGGAGGATCTGGTGAAGGACGTGCTGAGCAACGCGCACATACAGAACGAGCTGGAGCGGGAGTTTGAGCGGATGCGTGAGGATCGGGAGGTGCTCAGGGTCATCTTCCCAACTGGCGACAGCAAG GTTGTCCTTCCCTGTAACCTGCTGCGCATGATCTGGAATGCTCAGAAAATCTTCCACATCAACCCCCGCCTTCCCTCCGACCTGCACCCCATCAAGGTGGTGGAGG GAGTCAAGGAGTTGAGCAAGAAGCTGGTGATTGTGAACGGGGATGACCCCCTAAGCCGGCAGGCTCAGGAGAATGCCACGCTGCTCTTTAACATCCACCTGCGGTCCACGCTCTGCTCCCGCCGCATGGCTGAGGAGTTCCGGCTCAGCGGGGAGGCCTTCGACTGGCTGCTTGGTGAGATCGAGTCCAAGTTCAACCAGGCCATT GCCCATCCCGGGGAGATGGTGGGAGCTCTGGCTGCACAGTCCCTAGGAGAACCTGCCACCCAGATGACCTTGAACACCTTCCACTACGCTGGTGTGTCTGCCAAAAATGTGACGCTGGGTGTGCCCCGACTTAAGGAGCTTATCAACATTTCCAAGAAGCCAAAGACCCCTTCCCTTACCGTTTTCCTGCTGGGCCAGTCTGCTCGGGATGCTGAGAGAGCCAAG GACATTCTGTGCCGCCTAGAACATACAACATTGAGAAAGGTGACTGCCAACACAGCCATCTACTATGACCCCAACCCCCAGAGCACAGTGGTGGCAGAGGACCAGGAGTGGGTGAATGTCTACTATGAGATGCCTGACTTTGACGTGGCCAGGATCTCCCCCTGGCTGTTGCGGGTGGAGCTGGACCGGAAGCACATGACAGACCGGAAACTGACGATGGAGCAGATTGCGGAAAAGATCAATGCTG GCTTTGGCGATGACTTGAATTGCATCTTTAACGATGATAACGCAGAGAAGCTGGTGCTCCGCATCCGTATCATGAACAGTGACGAAAACAAGATGCAAGAG GAGGAAGAGGTGGTGGACAAGATGGATGATGACGTTTTCCTGCGCTGCATCGAGTCCAACATGCTGACCGACATGACCCTGCAGGGCATTGAGCAGATCAGCAAG GTGTACATGCACCTGCCCCAGACGGACAACAAGAAGAAGATCATCATCACCGAGGACGGGGAGTTTAAGGCCCTGCAGGAGTGGATCCTGGAGACGGACGGCGTGAGCCTGATGCGGGTGCTGAGCGAGAAAGATGTGGACCCAGTGCGCACCACGTCCAATGACATCGTGGAGATCTTCACG gtgctgggcaTTGAGGCTGTGCGGAAAGCCCTGGAACGGGAGCTGTATCACGTCATCTCCTTTGACGGCTCCTACGTCAATTACCGGCACTTGGCTCTCTTGTGTGATACCATGACCTGCCGCGGCCACCTCATGGCCATCACCCGGCATGGCGTCAACCGTCAAGACACTGGACCTCTCATGAAATGTTCCTTTGAGGAAACG GTGGATGTGCTCATGGAAGCGGCTGCTCATGGGGAGAGTGACCCTATGAAGGGGGTGTCTGAGAACATCATGCTGGGCCAGCTCGCGCCCGCTGGCACTGGCTGCTTTGACCTCCTGCTCGATGCGGAGAAGTGCAAGTATGGCATGGAGATCCCTACCAACATTCCCGGCCTGGGGGCTGCTGGAC CCACCGGCATGTTCTTTGGCTCAGCACCCAGTCCCATGGGAGGAATTTCTCCTGCCATGACGCCCTGGAACCTGGGTGCCACTCCAGCCTATGGCGCCTGGTCCCCCAGTGTTG GGAGCGGAATGACCCCAGGGGCAGCTGGCTTCTCTCCCAGTGCTGCTTCAGATGCCAGTGGCTTCAGCCCAGGTTATTCCCCTGCCTGGTCTCCCACGCCGGGCTCTCCGGGCTCCCCGGGCCCCTCAAGCCCGTACATCCCCTCACCAG GTGGTGCCATGTCTCCCAGCTACTCACCAACGTCACCTGCCTATGAGCCCCGCTCCCCAGGGGGCTATACGCCCCAGAGTCCTTCTTACTCCCCCACTTCACCTTCCTACTCCCCTACGTCTCCATCCTATTCTCCAACCAGTCCCAACTATAGCCCTACATCACCCAGCTACTCACCGACTTCACCCAGCTACTCGCCAACCTCCCCCAGCTATTCTCCAACTTCTCCAAGTTATTCTCCCACGTCCCCCAGCTATTCTCCAACTTCCCCAAGCTACTCACCGACGTCACCTAGCTATTCACCAACCTCTCCCAGCTACTCACCGACCTCTCCCAGCTATTCACCAACATCCCCCAGTTACTCGCCAACGTCACCCAGCTATTCTCCCACCTCCCCCAGCTATTCACCAACATCTCCAAGCTATTCACCAACATCTCCAAGCTATTCACCAACTTCCCCGAGTTACTCACCCACCAGCCCTAACTATTCCCCAACCAGTCCCAATTATACCCCGACGTCACCTAGCTACAGCCCAACATCACCCAGCTACTCACCTACTAGTCCCAACTACACGCCAACCAGCCCTAACTACAGCCCTACCTCTCCAAGCTATTCTCCAACTTCACCGAGCTACTCCCCAACCTCTCCAAGCTATTCCCCTTCAAGCCCACGATACACACCACAGTCTCCAACCTATACCCCGAGTTCTCCCAGCTACAGCCCTAGCTCACCCAGCTACAGCCCTACTTCGCCCAAGTATACCCCAACCAGTCCTTCCTACAGCCCCAGCTCACCAGAGTACACCCCAACCTCACCCAAGTACTCGCCTACCAGCCCCAAATACTCACCCACCTCTCCGAAGTACTCTCCTACCAGCCCCACCTATTCGCCAACCACCCCAAAATACTCACCAACATCTCCTACTTATTCACCAACCTCTCCTGTTTATACCCCAACGTCCCCCAAGTATTCACCTACTAGTCCCACTTACTCGCCCACTTCCCCCAAATACTCGCCCACCAGCCCCACCTACTCTCCCACCTCCCCCAAAGGCTCCACCTACTCTCCCACCTCCCCTGGGTACTCGCCTACCAGCCCCACCTATAGCCTCACCAGCCCGGCCATCAGCCCAGATGACAGTGACGAGGAGAACTGA
- the POLR2A gene encoding DNA-directed RNA polymerase II subunit RPB1 isoform X4, which produces MHGGGPPSGDSACPLRTIKRVQFGVLSPDELKRMSVTEGGIKYPETTEGGRPKLGGLMDPRQGVIERTGRCQTCAGNMTECPGHFGHIELAKPVFHVGFLVKTMKVLRCVCFFCSKLLVDSNNPKIKDILAKSKGQPKKRLTHVYDLCKGKNICEGGEEMDNKFGVEQPEGDEDLTKEKAMQKSGRPLKSLKQRLKGKEGRVRGNLMGKRVDFSARTVITPDPNLSIDQVGVPRSIAANMTFAEIVTPFNIDRLQELVRRGNSQYPGAKYIIRDNGDRIDLRFHPKPSDLHLQTGYKVERHMCDGDIVIFNRQPTLHKMSMMGHRVRILPWSTFRLNLSVTTPYNADFDGDEMNLHLPQSLETRAEIQELAMVPRMIVTPQSNRPVMGIVQDTLTAVRKFTKRDVFLERGEVMNLLMFLSTWDGKVPQPAILKPRPLWTGKQIFSLIIPGHINCIRTHSTHPDDEDSGPYKHISPGDTKVVVENGELIMGILCKKSLGTSAGSLVHISYLEMGHDITRLFYSNIQTVINNWLLIEGHTIGIGDSIADSKTYQDIQNTIKKAKQDVIEVIEKAHNNELEPTPGNTLRQTFENQVNRILNDARDKTGSSAQKSLSEYNNFKSMVVSGAKGSKINISQVIAVVGQQNVEGKRIPFGFKHRTLPHFIKDDYGPESRGFVENSYLAGLTPTEFFFHAMGGREGLIDTAVKTAETGYIQRRLIKSMESVMVKYDATVRNSINQVVQLRYGEDGLAGESVEFQNLATLKPSNKAFEKKFRFDYTNERALRRTLQEDLVKDVLSNAHIQNELEREFERMREDREVLRVIFPTGDSKVVLPCNLLRMIWNAQKIFHINPRLPSDLHPIKVVEGVKELSKKLVIVNGDDPLSRQAQENATLLFNIHLRSTLCSRRMAEEFRLSGEAFDWLLGEIESKFNQAIAHPGEMVGALAAQSLGEPATQMTLNTFHYAGVSAKNVTLGVPRLKELINISKKPKTPSLTVFLLGQSARDAERAKDILCRLEHTTLRKVTANTAIYYDPNPQSTVVAEDQEWVNVYYEMPDFDVARISPWLLRVELDRKHMTDRKLTMEQIAEKINAGFGDDLNCIFNDDNAEKLVLRIRIMNSDENKMQEEEEVVDKMDDDVFLRCIESNMLTDMTLQGIEQISKVYMHLPQTDNKKKIIITEDGEFKALQEWILETDGVSLMRVLSEKDVDPVRTTSNDIVEIFTVLGIEAVRKALERELYHVISFDGSYVNYRHLALLCDTMTCRGHLMAITRHGVNRQDTGPLMKCSFEETVDVLMEAAAHGESDPMKGVSENIMLGQLAPAGTGCFDLLLDAEKCKYGMEIPTNIPGLGAAGPTGMFFGSAPSPMGGISPAMTPWNLGATPAYGAWSPSVGSGMTPGAAGFSPSAASDASGFSPGYSPAWSPTPGSPGSPGPSSPYIPSPGGAMSPSYSPTSPAYEPRSPGGYTPQSPSYSPTSPSYSPTSPSYSPTSPNYSPTSPSYSPTSPSYSPTSPSYSPTSPSYSPTSPSYSPTSPSYSPTSPSYSPTSPSYSPTSPSYSPTSPSYSPTSPSYSPTSPSYSPTSPSYSPTSPSYSPTSPSYSPTSPNYSPTSPNYTPTSPSYSPTSPSYSPTSPNYTPTSPNYSPTSPSYSPTSPSYSPTSPSYSPSSPRYTPQSPTYTPSSPSYSPSSPSYSPTSPKYTPTSPSYSPSSPEYTPTSPKYSPTSPKYSPTSPKYSPTSPTYSPTTPKYSPTSPTYSPTSPVYTPTSPKYSPTSPTYSPTSPKYSPTSPTYSPTSPKGSTYSPTSPGYSPTSPTYSLTSPAISPDDSDEEN; this is translated from the exons aaGCGAATGTCTGTGACAGAGGGTGGTATCAAGTACCCAGAGACAACTGAAGGAGGCCGCCCCAAGCTTGGGGGACTGATGGATCCAAGGCAGGGCGTGATAGAGCGGACCGGCCGCTGCCAAACATGTGCAG GAAACATGACAGAGTGTCCTGGCCACTTTGGCCACATTGAGCtggccaagcctgtcttccatgTGGGCTTCCTGGTGAAGACCATGAAAGTCCTGCGCTGTGTCTGCTTCTTCTGCTCCAAACTGCTTGTAGACTCT AACAACCCAAAGATCAAGGACATCCTGGCCAAGTCCAAGGGGCAACCCAAGAAGCGTCTCACACATGTCTATGACCTTTGCAAGGGCAAAAACATCTGCGAGGGTGGGGAGGAGATGGACAACAAGTTCGGTGTGGAACAGCCTGAGGGCGACGAGGATTTGACCAAAGAAAAG GCCATGCAGAAGTCTGGCCGTCCCCTCAAGTCTCTGAAGCAGCGGTTAAAGGGCAAGGAAGGTCGGGTGCGAGGGAACCTGATGGGCAAACGTGTTGACTTCTCAGCCCGCACGGTCATCACTCCCGACCCCAACCTCTCCATTGACCAGGTTGGCGTGCCCCGCTCCATTGCCGCCAACATGACCTTTGCGGAGATTGTCACCCCTTTCAACATTGACAG ACTTCAGGAACTAGTACGCAGGGGGAACAGCCAGTACCCAGGGGCCAAGTACATCATCCGAGACAATGGCGATCGCATTGACTTGCGTTTCCACCCCAAGCCCAGTGACCTTCACTTGCAGACTGGCTATAAG GTGGAACGGCACATGTGCGATGGGGACATTGTTATCTTCAATCGACAACCAACTTTGCACAAAATGTCCATGATGGGCCACAGGGTCCGCATCCTGCCCTGGTCTACTTTTCGCTTGAATCTTAG TGTGACGACCCCGTACAATGCAGACTTTGATGGGGACGAGATGAACTTGCACCTGCCACAGTCCCTGGAGACACGGGCGGAGATCCAGGAGCTTGCCATGGTGCCACGCATGATTGTCACCCCCCAGAGCAATCGCCCGGTCATGGGCATCGTGCAGGACACGCTCACGGCAGTGCGCAAATTCACCAAGAGAGATGTCTTCCTCGAGCGG GGCGAAGTGATGAACCTCCTGATGTTCCTGTCCACATGGGACGGGAAGGTCCCCCAGCCAGCCATCCTCAAGCCGCGACCCCTGTGGACGGGCAAGCAGATCTTCTCCCTGATCATCCCAGGCCACATTAATTGTATCCGTACCCACAGCACCCACCCTGACGATGAGGACAGTGGCCCTTACAAGCACATCTCTCCTGGGGACACCAAG GTGGTGGTGGAGAATGGGGAGCTGATCATGGGCATCCTGTGTAAGAAGTCTCTGGGCACATCAGCTGGCTCCCTGGTCCACATCTCCTACCTGGAGATGGGCCATGATATCACCCGCCTCTTCTACTCCAACATCCAGACCGTCATTAACAACTGGCTTCTCATCGAGG GTCATACCATTGGCATTGGGGACTCCATTGCTGATTCGAAGACTTACCAGGACATTCAGAACACTATTAAGAAGGCCAAACAGGATGTGATAGAG GTCATTGAGAAGGCGCATAACAATGAGCTGGAGCCCACCCCAGGGAACACTCTACGGCAGACATTTGAGAACCAGGTCAACCGCATTCTCAACGATGCCCGAGACAAAACTGGCTCCTCTGCCCAGAAATCCCTGTCTGAATACAACAACTTCAAGTCTATGGTGGTGTCTGGGGCCAAAGGCTCCAAGATCAACATCTCCCAG GTCATTGCTGTCGTCGGGCAGCAGAATGTGGAAGGCAAGCGGATCCCATTTGGGTTTAAGCACCGGACTCTGCCTCACTTCATCAAGGATGACTATGGGCCTGAGAGCCGTGGCTTTGTGGAGAACTCCTACCTGGCCGGCCTCACACCCACTGAGTTCTTCTTTCATGCCATGGGGGGTCGTGAAGGGCTCATCGACACAGCTGTCAAGACTGCTGAGACTG GATACATCCAGCGGCGACTGATCAAGTCCATGGAGTCGGTGATGGTGAAGTACGACGCAACTGTGCGTAACTCCATCAACCAGGTGGTGCAGCTGCGCTACGGCGAGGACGGCCTGGCGGGCGAGAGTGTGGAGTTCCAGAACCTGGCTACCCTTAAGCCTTCTAACAAGGCTTTTGAGAAGAA GTTCCGCTTTGATTATACCAATGAGCGGGCCCTGAGGCGCACCCTGCAGGAGGATCTGGTGAAGGACGTGCTGAGCAACGCGCACATACAGAACGAGCTGGAGCGGGAGTTTGAGCGGATGCGTGAGGATCGGGAGGTGCTCAGGGTCATCTTCCCAACTGGCGACAGCAAG GTTGTCCTTCCCTGTAACCTGCTGCGCATGATCTGGAATGCTCAGAAAATCTTCCACATCAACCCCCGCCTTCCCTCCGACCTGCACCCCATCAAGGTGGTGGAGG GAGTCAAGGAGTTGAGCAAGAAGCTGGTGATTGTGAACGGGGATGACCCCCTAAGCCGGCAGGCTCAGGAGAATGCCACGCTGCTCTTTAACATCCACCTGCGGTCCACGCTCTGCTCCCGCCGCATGGCTGAGGAGTTCCGGCTCAGCGGGGAGGCCTTCGACTGGCTGCTTGGTGAGATCGAGTCCAAGTTCAACCAGGCCATT GCCCATCCCGGGGAGATGGTGGGAGCTCTGGCTGCACAGTCCCTAGGAGAACCTGCCACCCAGATGACCTTGAACACCTTCCACTACGCTGGTGTGTCTGCCAAAAATGTGACGCTGGGTGTGCCCCGACTTAAGGAGCTTATCAACATTTCCAAGAAGCCAAAGACCCCTTCCCTTACCGTTTTCCTGCTGGGCCAGTCTGCTCGGGATGCTGAGAGAGCCAAG GACATTCTGTGCCGCCTAGAACATACAACATTGAGAAAGGTGACTGCCAACACAGCCATCTACTATGACCCCAACCCCCAGAGCACAGTGGTGGCAGAGGACCAGGAGTGGGTGAATGTCTACTATGAGATGCCTGACTTTGACGTGGCCAGGATCTCCCCCTGGCTGTTGCGGGTGGAGCTGGACCGGAAGCACATGACAGACCGGAAACTGACGATGGAGCAGATTGCGGAAAAGATCAATGCTG GCTTTGGCGATGACTTGAATTGCATCTTTAACGATGATAACGCAGAGAAGCTGGTGCTCCGCATCCGTATCATGAACAGTGACGAAAACAAGATGCAAGAG GAGGAAGAGGTGGTGGACAAGATGGATGATGACGTTTTCCTGCGCTGCATCGAGTCCAACATGCTGACCGACATGACCCTGCAGGGCATTGAGCAGATCAGCAAG GTGTACATGCACCTGCCCCAGACGGACAACAAGAAGAAGATCATCATCACCGAGGACGGGGAGTTTAAGGCCCTGCAGGAGTGGATCCTGGAGACGGACGGCGTGAGCCTGATGCGGGTGCTGAGCGAGAAAGATGTGGACCCAGTGCGCACCACGTCCAATGACATCGTGGAGATCTTCACG gtgctgggcaTTGAGGCTGTGCGGAAAGCCCTGGAACGGGAGCTGTATCACGTCATCTCCTTTGACGGCTCCTACGTCAATTACCGGCACTTGGCTCTCTTGTGTGATACCATGACCTGCCGCGGCCACCTCATGGCCATCACCCGGCATGGCGTCAACCGTCAAGACACTGGACCTCTCATGAAATGTTCCTTTGAGGAAACG GTGGATGTGCTCATGGAAGCGGCTGCTCATGGGGAGAGTGACCCTATGAAGGGGGTGTCTGAGAACATCATGCTGGGCCAGCTCGCGCCCGCTGGCACTGGCTGCTTTGACCTCCTGCTCGATGCGGAGAAGTGCAAGTATGGCATGGAGATCCCTACCAACATTCCCGGCCTGGGGGCTGCTGGAC CCACCGGCATGTTCTTTGGCTCAGCACCCAGTCCCATGGGAGGAATTTCTCCTGCCATGACGCCCTGGAACCTGGGTGCCACTCCAGCCTATGGCGCCTGGTCCCCCAGTGTTG GGAGCGGAATGACCCCAGGGGCAGCTGGCTTCTCTCCCAGTGCTGCTTCAGATGCCAGTGGCTTCAGCCCAGGTTATTCCCCTGCCTGGTCTCCCACGCCGGGCTCTCCGGGCTCCCCGGGCCCCTCAAGCCCGTACATCCCCTCACCAG GTGGTGCCATGTCTCCCAGCTACTCACCAACGTCACCTGCCTATGAGCCCCGCTCCCCAGGGGGCTATACGCCCCAGAGTCCTTCTTACTCCCCCACTTCACCTTCCTACTCCCCTACGTCTCCATCCTATTCTCCAACCAGTCCCAACTATAGCCCTACATCACCCAGCTACTCACCGACTTCACCCAGCTACTCGCCAACCTCCCCCAGCTATTCTCCAACTTCTCCAAGTTATTCTCCCACGTCCCCCAGCTATTCTCCAACTTCCCCAAGCTACTCACCGACGTCACCTAGCTATTCACCAACCTCTCCCAGCTACTCACCGACCTCTCCCAGCTATTCACCAACATCCCCCAGTTACTCGCCAACGTCACCCAGCTATTCTCCCACCTCCCCCAGCTATTCACCAACATCTCCAAGCTATTCACCAACATCTCCAAGCTATTCACCAACTTCCCCGAGTTACTCACCCACCAGCCCTAACTATTCCCCAACCAGTCCCAATTATACCCCGACGTCACCTAGCTACAGCCCAACATCACCCAGCTACTCACCTACTAGTCCCAACTACACGCCAACCAGCCCTAACTACAGCCCTACCTCTCCAAGCTATTCTCCAACTTCACCGAGCTACTCCCCAACCTCTCCAAGCTATTCCCCTTCAAGCCCACGATACACACCACAGTCTCCAACCTATACCCCGAGTTCTCCCAGCTACAGCCCTAGCTCACCCAGCTACAGCCCTACTTCGCCCAAGTATACCCCAACCAGTCCTTCCTACAGCCCCAGCTCACCAGAGTACACCCCAACCTCACCCAAGTACTCGCCTACCAGCCCCAAATACTCACCCACCTCTCCGAAGTACTCTCCTACCAGCCCCACCTATTCGCCAACCACCCCAAAATACTCACCAACATCTCCTACTTATTCACCAACCTCTCCTGTTTATACCCCAACGTCCCCCAAGTATTCACCTACTAGTCCCACTTACTCGCCCACTTCCCCCAAATACTCGCCCACCAGCCCCACCTACTCTCCCACCTCCCCCAAAGGCTCCACCTACTCTCCCACCTCCCCTGGGTACTCGCCTACCAGCCCCACCTATAGCCTCACCAGCCCGGCCATCAGCCCAGATGACAGTGACGAGGAGAACTGA